One window of Chamaesiphon minutus PCC 6605 genomic DNA carries:
- a CDS encoding cysteine desulfurase family protein: MQIYLDHSATTPTRTEAIAAMHRVITSEWGNPSSIHQWGERASTAIEQARFQVAALINANPDAIAFGSGGTEANNQAIMGVVNRYDTPQHLIISSVEHSSISAPVQWLESKGWQVTRLPVDRSGRIDPRDLAVAIRPNTILVSIIYAQSEVGTIQPIAELAAICRQHQVCFHTDAVQAAGKIALDVQKLGIDLLSLSSHKLYGPQGAGALYIRPGLALVPLLAGGGQEMGWRSGTQAVPQIAGFGVAAELVSEELAIEQHRLIGLRDRLFELLADCPLLVPTGDLQHRLPHHLSFCLQIPRCNFQEPVTGKTIVRQLNLAGIGISSGAACASGKLTPSPILLAMGYTQTESVGGIRLTLGRSTTLADIEWTAFVLKQILDRLTPKLVCV, translated from the coding sequence ATGCAGATTTATCTAGACCACAGTGCGACAACTCCAACTCGGACTGAAGCGATCGCCGCTATGCACCGAGTGATTACTTCCGAATGGGGCAACCCTTCTAGTATTCATCAATGGGGCGAGCGCGCATCAACAGCGATCGAACAAGCGAGATTTCAAGTAGCTGCATTAATTAATGCCAACCCCGATGCAATCGCATTTGGTTCTGGGGGTACAGAAGCTAATAATCAAGCAATTATGGGGGTGGTAAATCGCTACGATACCCCCCAACATTTAATTATTTCGAGCGTAGAACATTCATCGATTAGCGCGCCAGTACAGTGGTTAGAAAGTAAAGGCTGGCAAGTAACTAGACTACCAGTCGATCGATCGGGACGCATCGATCCCCGCGATCTTGCCGTGGCAATCCGCCCCAATACGATATTAGTATCGATTATTTACGCTCAAAGTGAAGTCGGCACCATCCAACCGATCGCCGAATTAGCGGCAATTTGCCGCCAGCATCAAGTTTGCTTCCATACCGATGCCGTCCAAGCTGCTGGCAAAATCGCGCTCGACGTCCAAAAATTGGGGATCGACCTACTCTCACTTTCTAGTCACAAATTATACGGACCCCAAGGTGCAGGCGCACTCTACATTCGTCCTGGTTTGGCACTGGTGCCCCTCCTTGCTGGCGGCGGACAAGAAATGGGCTGGCGATCTGGGACTCAAGCCGTCCCGCAAATCGCTGGCTTTGGCGTCGCCGCCGAATTAGTTAGCGAGGAGTTAGCTATCGAACAGCACCGCTTAATTGGTTTGCGAGATCGCTTATTCGAGCTACTAGCTGATTGTCCGCTGCTCGTTCCCACTGGCGATCTCCAGCACCGCCTTCCCCATCACCTCAGCTTTTGTCTCCAGATCCCACGTTGCAATTTCCAAGAACCCGTTACAGGTAAAACGATCGTCAGACAACTCAATCTCGCAGGTATCGGCATCAGTTCCGGAGCTGCTTGTGCCAGCGGTAAACTTACGCCCAGTCCAATCTTATTGGCGATGGGATACACCCAAACAGAATCAGTGGGCGGAATTCGCCTAACGCTAGGAAGAAGCACCACCCTCGCCGACATCGAGTGGACGGCATTCGTACTAAAACAAATTCTCGATCGACTTACGCCAAAATTAGTGTGCGTCTGA
- a CDS encoding ISNCY family transposase — translation MEPMKLSFGVLIVYLNRAILQMKDPRLASNGTKYTIRDAVLGAFSMFFMQSESFLEHQRHMNSNQGKSNAQTLFGMIKIPTVPQIRNILDEISATALFGVFNHVYQSLRREGHLKPFEYLGGLLVALDGTQYFDSHKLNCKCCSSRTHKNGTVTYFHSAILPVIVAPGQSQVISLAPEFITPQDGHQKQDCEVAAAKRWLKTHAPEFQGQAITLLGDDLYSHQPMCEQVIASGMNFIFTCLETSHTAVYDWLKYLDGIGEVKKLEVKQWNSNSSELYSYQYVNGIPLRDSQPAMKVNWCKLIHTRQSDGEILYENSFITRHELNEQSVPLVAAAGRCRWKTENENHNVLKTKGYHLEHNFGHGQQHLAACLLTLNLLAFLFHTVLHLTDLAYGQIRLKRVTRKGFFQDILSLTKYLLFESWPSLIDFMLYGSASTLVANSS, via the coding sequence ATGGAGCCAATGAAGCTGAGTTTTGGGGTATTGATAGTCTATCTGAACCGAGCAATTCTTCAGATGAAAGATCCGCGCCTTGCCAGCAATGGCACTAAATACACCATCAGAGATGCTGTGTTGGGAGCATTTTCGATGTTTTTCATGCAAAGCGAATCCTTTTTAGAACATCAGCGGCACATGAATAGCAATCAGGGCAAAAGCAATGCTCAGACACTGTTTGGCATGATTAAAATCCCAACAGTGCCGCAAATTCGGAATATCCTGGATGAAATTTCAGCCACAGCACTATTTGGAGTATTCAATCACGTCTATCAGTCTTTAAGACGAGAAGGTCACTTGAAACCGTTTGAATATCTCGGTGGATTACTAGTTGCGCTGGATGGAACTCAGTATTTTGACTCGCACAAACTCAACTGTAAATGCTGTTCGAGCCGTACCCACAAAAATGGCACAGTAACTTACTTCCACAGTGCCATTTTGCCTGTAATAGTTGCGCCTGGGCAATCTCAAGTAATTTCCTTAGCTCCGGAATTCATCACACCTCAAGATGGTCACCAGAAGCAGGACTGCGAAGTGGCAGCAGCTAAACGATGGCTCAAAACTCATGCCCCAGAATTCCAAGGACAAGCAATCACTCTACTCGGAGATGACCTCTACAGTCACCAACCAATGTGTGAACAGGTGATAGCGTCGGGAATGAACTTTATCTTTACCTGTTTAGAAACGTCTCATACTGCTGTTTATGATTGGTTGAAATACTTGGATGGTATTGGCGAGGTGAAAAAGCTAGAAGTGAAACAGTGGAACAGCAATTCAAGCGAATTATATAGCTATCAATATGTGAATGGAATTCCTCTAAGGGACTCCCAGCCAGCAATGAAGGTCAATTGGTGTAAACTAATCCATACCCGCCAATCAGATGGAGAAATATTATATGAAAATTCATTTATTACCCGCCATGAATTAAACGAACAGAGCGTACCTCTGGTTGCTGCGGCTGGTCGATGTCGTTGGAAGACCGAAAATGAAAATCATAATGTGCTCAAAACAAAGGGATATCATCTGGAGCATAACTTTGGGCATGGTCAGCAGCATTTAGCTGCTTGTTTATTGACGCTGAACCTGTTGGCATTCCTTTTTCACACTGTTTTGCATTTAACAGATCTTGCATATGGACAGATTCGTCTCAAGCGTGTTACTCGTAAAGGCTTTTTTCAAGATATCCTCAGTCTTACCAAATATTTACTCTTTGAGAGTTGGCCTTCTTTGATTGATTTCATGCTTTACGGCTCGGCTTCCACTCTGGTCGCCAACTCTTCCTAG
- a CDS encoding DUF7682 family zinc-binding protein, whose product MSRRRKMFQCGHKGYGQICHRCLQEEVGENEKKEKKRSWHDSFAFDPIDLKSLPSHVVLKARNIINGLQDRRNYREFGGKRLRHNRLVISIPVTRNYRMLCFEEDGVLQPKEVLSHEDYNICKPGS is encoded by the coding sequence ATGAGCAGACGCAGAAAAATGTTTCAATGCGGTCATAAAGGCTATGGACAGATTTGCCATCGCTGTCTCCAAGAGGAGGTCGGCGAAAATGAAAAGAAAGAAAAAAAACGAAGTTGGCACGATAGCTTTGCTTTCGATCCAATCGACCTAAAAAGCTTGCCATCTCATGTGGTTTTAAAAGCGAGAAATATTATCAATGGCTTGCAAGATCGCAGGAATTATCGAGAGTTTGGCGGAAAAAGGCTGCGCCACAATCGGTTGGTAATTAGCATTCCTGTGACTCGTAACTACCGAATGCTCTGCTTCGAGGAAGATGGCGTTCTTCAACCAAAAGAAGTGCTATCGCATGAAGATTACAATATCTGTAAGCCAGGTAGCTAA
- a CDS encoding sensor histidine kinase gives MSLCRAQLRLLAEGLGASLSVVYMTQELEGGGESKLLPLVVYPEAGGGWSEVMNQKISDRSVLLTPSVATEPNANRANEADRHRRDTTAESARQLADRNSQPIAFAPLQSPERAVEEERSKRHQLLLPLVSEGTILGLLATTRETQPWNSLEQTEIKHIAQTIALAGIIDRKHNWLRLELQQQQQLQLQQQNLLHNLLHQLRNPLTAIRTFGKLLIKRLQLGETDGGFANSIVRESDRLQELLIHLENAIDLPLIKDEDSKSDWIKPLPSSQQEANVSNANLLLPDAAFRVESCQLTDVLDPLITSAEAIAQDRNLTFYTHIPRDLPLVQAHPAALREVLSNLIDNALKYTPTGGEVDVDVELVATAIDLADAPQPARIQICIRDTGVGIPAQDLDKLFTRHYRGVQAQGSIAGTGLGLAIAKELVTHMNGKLEVASPPPGGDRGTEFMLWLQLVNGQ, from the coding sequence ATGTCTTTATGTCGCGCACAGTTACGACTGCTAGCCGAAGGCTTGGGTGCGAGCCTGAGCGTCGTGTACATGACCCAAGAACTAGAAGGCGGTGGGGAGTCAAAATTATTGCCGCTGGTAGTCTATCCCGAAGCTGGGGGCGGCTGGTCGGAGGTAATGAATCAAAAAATATCCGATCGCTCTGTGCTCTTGACACCATCTGTCGCAACAGAACCAAACGCCAATCGAGCGAACGAAGCAGACCGCCACCGCCGCGACACCACAGCAGAATCCGCTAGGCAACTAGCCGACAGAAATAGTCAACCGATCGCATTCGCCCCGCTACAATCGCCAGAGAGAGCTGTGGAGGAAGAGCGAAGCAAACGACATCAATTGCTCTTACCACTGGTGTCTGAGGGGACGATACTGGGGCTGCTAGCGACCACTCGCGAAACTCAACCTTGGAACTCGCTCGAACAAACCGAAATCAAGCATATCGCCCAAACGATCGCGCTAGCGGGCATTATCGATCGCAAGCATAATTGGCTGAGGCTCGAATTGCAACAACAGCAGCAATTGCAACTTCAACAACAAAATCTTTTACACAATTTATTGCACCAACTCCGCAATCCACTTACTGCAATTCGGACATTTGGTAAATTATTAATCAAACGTTTACAGCTCGGCGAAACCGATGGCGGGTTTGCCAATAGTATCGTCCGTGAGAGCGATCGCTTGCAAGAACTGTTAATTCATTTAGAAAATGCGATCGATCTGCCCTTAATTAAGGATGAAGACTCTAAATCCGATTGGATTAAACCACTGCCATCGAGTCAGCAAGAGGCGAATGTTTCTAATGCCAATTTATTACTGCCCGATGCCGCTTTTCGGGTCGAATCTTGTCAATTAACAGATGTACTCGACCCTTTAATTACCTCGGCTGAAGCGATCGCTCAAGATCGTAATTTAACCTTTTACACGCACATTCCGCGCGATTTACCATTAGTTCAAGCGCATCCAGCCGCCTTACGAGAAGTATTGAGCAATCTAATCGATAATGCCTTAAAATACACACCCACTGGTGGCGAAGTAGATGTCGATGTCGAGCTAGTCGCCACTGCAATCGATCTAGCAGACGCACCCCAACCCGCACGCATCCAAATCTGCATTCGTGACACTGGCGTGGGAATTCCCGCGCAAGATTTGGATAAATTATTTACCCGCCATTATCGTGGTGTCCAAGCGCAAGGAAGTATCGCTGGCACTGGATTGGGACTCGCGATCGCTAAAGAATTGGTCACGCATATGAATGGTAAATTAGAAGTAGCAAGTCCTCCCCCAGGTGGAGATCGCGGTACGGAATTTATGCTGTGGTTGCAATTGGTGAATGGTCAATAG